From one Coffea eugenioides isolate CCC68of chromosome 11, Ceug_1.0, whole genome shotgun sequence genomic stretch:
- the LOC113753477 gene encoding alpha/beta hydrolase domain-containing protein 17C → MGAVTSTMAAKFAFFPPNPPSYGVAEDEGTGKLRMTGVAERDNVDVLRLATKRGTRIVALYFKNPAASLTLLYSHGNAADLGQMYDLFSELSLHLRVNLMGYDYSGYGQSTGKPSEQNTYADIEAAYRCLLEKYGANEEDIILYGQSVGSGPTLDLASRLSRLRAVVLHSPIMSGLRVMYPVKRTYWFDIYKNIEKIPLVQCPVLVIHGTADDVVDCSHGKQLWELCKEKYEPLWVKGGNHCDLELYPEYIKHLKKFISAIEKSSHFRSGSMPPSDQMDAARNSTDCRPRSSTDQREKSRLSIDQREKPKAMSDLREKSRASVDRRERSRKSVDFSEKANNSSEQPERARNSIDRFGEMMRSAVLCNIDCFKPAGAKI, encoded by the exons ATGGGGGCCGTGACGTCCACGATGGCTGCCAAGTTTGCGTTTTTTCCGCCGAATCCACCCTCGTATGGGGTGGCAGAGGACGAAGGGACCGGGAAATTGAGGATGACGGGAGTCGCCGAGAGGGACAACGTCGACGTTTTGAGGCTGGCGACGAAGAGGGGGACCCGGATTGTGGCTCTCTACTTTAAAAACCCGGCTGCGTCCCTCACTTTGCTCTACTCCCACGGCAACGCTGCTGATCTGGGCCAGATGTATGACCTCTTCAGCGAACTCAGCCTTCATCTACGCGTCAACTTGATGGG GTATGACTATTCAGGATATGGACAGTCTACTGGAAAG CCAAGCGAGCAGAACACTTATGCTGACATAGAAGCGGCATATAGATGTCTTCTGGAGAAATATGGGGCAAACGAAGAAGATATAATATTATATGGGCAATCTGTTGGGAGTGGTCCAACTTTGGATTTGGCATCCAGATTATCACGGTTAAGGGCTGTGGTTCTTCACAGTCCAATCATGTCTGGTCTTCGTGTTATGTATCCAGTGAAGCGCACTTATTGGTTTGATATATACAAG AATATCGAGAAAATACCATTGGTTCAGTGTCCTGTTTTGGTAATCCAT GGAACAGCAGATGACGTTGTGGATTGCTCTCATGGCAAGCAGCTTTGGGAGCTATGTAAAGAGAAATATGAGCCATTATGGGTAAAAGGCGGCAACCATTGTGATTTGGAGCTTTATCCCGAGTATATTAAGCATCTGAAGAAATTTATATCAGCTATAGAGAAGTCATCGCATTTTAGAAGTGGTTCAATGCCACCTTCAGATCAAATGGACGCTGCCCGTAACAGCACAGATTGTAGACCTAGATCAAGCACGGATCAGAGAGAGAAGTCTAGGCTGAGTATTGACCAGAGGGAGAAACCTAAAGCAATGTCAGACCTTAGAGAGAAGTCAAGAGCCAGTGTTGACAGGAGAGAAAGATCTCGAAAGAGTGTGGATTTTTCTGAAAAAGCAAATAATAGCTCAGAACAGCCGGAAAGAGCTAGGAACAGCATTGACCG CTTTGGAGAGATGATGAGATCAGCAGTATTGTGCAATATTGATTGTTTCAAGCCTGCAGGAGCAAAGATCTGA
- the LOC113753478 gene encoding uncharacterized protein LOC113753478 isoform X1, whose protein sequence is MAAALPRLSLSGTLLVHPNRKTPTAALTTSSVDTKQRLPYNPHRTYPAKPQKPQLDLTPTLSTSSISVSDLLKRATPAPSSTTAKGTLCESEMTYLGYERWLPSPPKVEKPRSVFNAASLAYIGDCIYELYARRHFLFPPLNIEEYNDRVTAVVRCEAQDAMLQKLINDDFLSEQERDVLRWGKNVGSSKTRTKKRAGVAVYNRASSLETLVGYLYLTNVERLEEIMLMLGFCSGASNQSIPKEEDSKK, encoded by the exons ATGGCTGCGGCTCTTCCAAGGCTTTCGCTCTCGGGCACACTCCTGGTGCACCCCAATCGGAAAACACCAACAGCAGCGCTAACGACGTCATCAGTGGACACCAAGCAGAGATTGCCTTATAACCCACATCGCACCTACCCTGCTAAACCCCAAAAACCCCAACTTGATCTGACTCCCACGCTTTCCACCTCCAGCATATCGGTTTCCGACCTCCTGAAACGCGCCACTCCCGCCCCCTCCTCTACCACCGCCAAAG GGACTCTCTGTGAAAGTGAAATGACGTACTTGGGATACGAGAGATGGCTTCCCAGTCCTCCCAAGGTGGAGAAGCCTCGTTCTGTTTTCAACGCGGCATCGTTGGCTTACATTGGAGACTGCATTTACGag TTATATGCTCGAAGacactttctttttcctcctttgAATATTGAAGAATACAATGATCGTGTGACGGCAGTTGTGCGTTGTGAGGCCCAA GATGCGATGCTGCAAAAACTTATTAATGATGATTTCTTGTCAGAACAAGAAAG GGATGTGCTTCGTTGGGGGAAAAATGTTGGTTCATCAAAAACAAGGACCAAAAAGCGTGCTGGGGTGGCTGTTTACAACAGGGCCTCTTCACTGGAAACTCTT GTTGGCTATCTGTATCTGACAAATGTTGAACGTTTAGAGGAGATCATGCTGATGTTGGGCTTCTGTTCTGGTGCTTCTAACCAGTCAATTCCAAAGGAAGAAGACAGTAAGAAGTAG
- the LOC113753478 gene encoding uncharacterized protein LOC113753478 isoform X3, whose translation MAAALPRLSLSGTLLVHPNRKTPTAALTTSSVDTKQRLPYNPHRTYPAKPQKPQLDLTPTLSTSSISVSDLLKRATPAPSSTTAKGTLCESEMTYLGYERWLPSPPKVEKPRSVFNAASLAYIGDCIYELYARRHFLFPPLNIEEYNDRVTAVVRCEAQDAMLQKLINDDFLSEQERDVLRWGKNVGSSKTRTKKRAGVAVYNRASSLETLFYVNCRLAICI comes from the exons ATGGCTGCGGCTCTTCCAAGGCTTTCGCTCTCGGGCACACTCCTGGTGCACCCCAATCGGAAAACACCAACAGCAGCGCTAACGACGTCATCAGTGGACACCAAGCAGAGATTGCCTTATAACCCACATCGCACCTACCCTGCTAAACCCCAAAAACCCCAACTTGATCTGACTCCCACGCTTTCCACCTCCAGCATATCGGTTTCCGACCTCCTGAAACGCGCCACTCCCGCCCCCTCCTCTACCACCGCCAAAG GGACTCTCTGTGAAAGTGAAATGACGTACTTGGGATACGAGAGATGGCTTCCCAGTCCTCCCAAGGTGGAGAAGCCTCGTTCTGTTTTCAACGCGGCATCGTTGGCTTACATTGGAGACTGCATTTACGag TTATATGCTCGAAGacactttctttttcctcctttgAATATTGAAGAATACAATGATCGTGTGACGGCAGTTGTGCGTTGTGAGGCCCAA GATGCGATGCTGCAAAAACTTATTAATGATGATTTCTTGTCAGAACAAGAAAG GGATGTGCTTCGTTGGGGGAAAAATGTTGGTTCATCAAAAACAAGGACCAAAAAGCGTGCTGGGGTGGCTGTTTACAACAGGGCCTCTTCACTGGAAACTCTT TTTTATGTCAATTGTAGGTTGGCTATCTGTATCTGA
- the LOC113753478 gene encoding uncharacterized protein LOC113753478 isoform X2 encodes MAAALPRLSLSGTLLVHPNRKTPTAALTTSSVDTKQRLPYNPHRTYPAKPQKPQLDLTPTLSTSSISVSDLLKRATPAPSSTTAKGTLCESEMTYLGYERWLPSPPKVEKPRSVFNAASLAYIGDCIYELYARRHFLFPPLNIEEYNDRVTAVVRCEAQDAMLQKLINDDFLSEQERDVLRWGKNVGSSKTRTKKRAGVAVYNRASSLETLVGYLYLTNVERLEEIMLMLGFCSGASNQSIPKEEDSN; translated from the exons ATGGCTGCGGCTCTTCCAAGGCTTTCGCTCTCGGGCACACTCCTGGTGCACCCCAATCGGAAAACACCAACAGCAGCGCTAACGACGTCATCAGTGGACACCAAGCAGAGATTGCCTTATAACCCACATCGCACCTACCCTGCTAAACCCCAAAAACCCCAACTTGATCTGACTCCCACGCTTTCCACCTCCAGCATATCGGTTTCCGACCTCCTGAAACGCGCCACTCCCGCCCCCTCCTCTACCACCGCCAAAG GGACTCTCTGTGAAAGTGAAATGACGTACTTGGGATACGAGAGATGGCTTCCCAGTCCTCCCAAGGTGGAGAAGCCTCGTTCTGTTTTCAACGCGGCATCGTTGGCTTACATTGGAGACTGCATTTACGag TTATATGCTCGAAGacactttctttttcctcctttgAATATTGAAGAATACAATGATCGTGTGACGGCAGTTGTGCGTTGTGAGGCCCAA GATGCGATGCTGCAAAAACTTATTAATGATGATTTCTTGTCAGAACAAGAAAG GGATGTGCTTCGTTGGGGGAAAAATGTTGGTTCATCAAAAACAAGGACCAAAAAGCGTGCTGGGGTGGCTGTTTACAACAGGGCCTCTTCACTGGAAACTCTT GTTGGCTATCTGTATCTGACAAATGTTGAACGTTTAGAGGAGATCATGCTGATGTTGGGCTTCTGTTCTGGTGCTTCTAACCAGTCAATTCCAAAGGAAGAAGACA GCAACTAG